In one Molothrus aeneus isolate 106 chromosome 8, BPBGC_Maene_1.0, whole genome shotgun sequence genomic region, the following are encoded:
- the PLAU gene encoding urokinase-type plasminogen activator, whose protein sequence is MKLLIFLTVMLGALVTGLESIYSWKYYKQYKRRSEHKECPCLNGGTCITYYLFSGIGRCICPDGYTGLHCELDTDSTCYTENGESYRGMATEDKCLPWNLPSLIRRGRYHAYSENALQLGLGKHSYCRNPNGRSGPWCYTKKGSAIRETLCNIEKCGPTCGQRSISKMFKIVGGKQAEVESQPWIAGIFQTIRGMEHFLCGGSLIDPCWVLTAAHCFHTPSRRPINKSVYKVFLGKSILNVTDDKEQVFMVDEIISHPDFTDETGGNENDIALIRIRTTSGQCAVESKYVRTVCLPERDLSLKENTHCEIAGYGKQDFYDIFYAQRLMSATVNLISQRKCKYEYYDNIRVTDNMVCAGDPTWQIDACKGDSGGPMVCEHNGRMMVYGIVSWGDGCAKENKPGVYTRVTQYLNWIDSSMNGLAAKSRFLPEPK, encoded by the exons ATGAAGTTACTCATCTTCCTCACAGTAATGTTGGGTGCCCTTGTCACGGGACTCGAGTCT aTTTATAGCTGGAAATACTACAAGCAATATAAACGCAGATCAGAACACAAGG AATGCCCTTGTTTGAATGGAGGAACATGCATTACCTATTACCTCTTCAGTGGAATTGGTCGTTGCATATGTCCAGATGGATACACTGGGCTTCACTGTGAACTAG acACTGACAGCACATGCTATACTGAAAATGGGGAGAGCTACAGAGGGATGGCAACAGAAGACAAATGTCTGCCATGGAACTTGCCCTCACTAATCAGGAGGGGTCGTTACCACGCTTACTCAGAGAATGCTTTGCAGCTTGGGCTGGGCAAACACAGCTACTGCAG AAACCCAAATGGAAGGAGCGGACCCTGGTGTTACACCAAAAAGGGATCTGCCATTCGAGAAACACTTTGCAACATAGAGAAGTGTG ggCCTACATGTGGTCAAAGGAGCATCAGTAAGATGTTCAAGATTGTTGGTGGAAAGCAGGCAGAGGTTGAGTCTCAGCCTTGGATAGCAGGCATCTTCCAAACCATAAGGGGCATGGAGCACTTCCTGTGTGGTGGCAGCCTCATCGACCCTTGCTGGGTGCTCACAGCAGCACACTGTTTCCACACTCC GTCAAGAAGACCAATAAACAAATCTGTTTACAAAGTTTTCCTTGGAAAGTCCATACTGAATGTTACTGATGATAAAGAACAAGTATTCATGGTTGATGAGATCATCTCTCACCCTGACTTTACAGATGAAACAGGTGGCAATGAGAATGATATTG CTTTGATAAGGATAAGAACAACTTCTGGACAGTGTGCAGTAGAATCCAAGTATGTCAGAACAGTCTGCTTGCCAGAGAGGGACCTCTCCTTAAAGGAAAATACACACTGTGAAATAGCTGGCTATGGAAAACAAGATTTTT ATGACATCTTCTATGCTCAAAGACTGATGTCAGCCACTGTGAACTTAATATCacagagaaaatgcaaatatgaATACTATGACAATATTAGAGTTACTGACAACATGGTCTGTGCTGGGGATCCCACATGGCAGATTGATGCCTGCAAG GGAGATTCCGGTGGTCCCATGGTCTGTGAGCACAATGGCAGGATGATGGTTTATGGCATTGTCAGCTGGGGAGATGGCtgtgcaaaggaaaacaagcctGGTGTTTACACCAGAGTTACTCAATACCTTAACTGGATTGACTCCAGCATGAATGGGTTAGCTGCCAAGAGTCGTTTTCTTCCTGAACCAAAGTGA